Genomic segment of Juglans microcarpa x Juglans regia isolate MS1-56 chromosome 7S, Jm3101_v1.0, whole genome shotgun sequence:
ACCACTCTTTCGGTAAACTAGCCGGTTCGACTAGGACGCGTTCTAAATCCCGGTGTCGAAATGATCCGGGGCCTGATGTGACGAATGGCCTCTCCTTCGTCGGTTCTTCTGAGCGTTTGATCGTAAAGGAAGCTAAGAAAATTCCGGAGAAGAAACCTGCGAACTCTATCCGTGTGATGCTGAAACCGGGTGATAAATCAAAGGCACCTGACCCGAAGCCAAAGATCTACATTCGTATTTCAACCAAGAACAAGTCAACTGCTGATGGTGCCGCAAAAGCAACGGAGCAAACCTCACCGGTCGCCGCCGAAGTCAAAGAACTGCCGCCGAAGCCGTGGAATCTGCGCCCTAGAAAACCGTCGCCTAAGAGTCTCCACGGCGATGGAGTCGGAGTAGCATCAAGAGCTGGTGGAGCACCGGCACAGGAGACCAAAACCCAGCATCCGGTTCGCGCTTCGGCTCGGGCACGAAAAGGAACGAACTCGAAAGTTTCGGAGGAAATACCAAGACTTTCTATCGCGCTGTCGAAGGAAGAGATCGAAGAGGATATCCTCTTGCTCACTGGGTCCAAGCCTGCCAGGAGACCCAATAAGCGTGCAAAAACTGTTCAGAAACAGCTCGATGTAAATTAACTTTGCAATTCAATTTAGAAGcctaatatatttattgtttatgtATCAAAAGAATTTCGTACTTATCGTTGATCTCTTATTatcgatttttattttcttattggCAGAGTGTTTTTCCGGGATTGGGGCTGAGTTCGATTACGCCGGAGTCATACAACGTCAGCGTTGCTCCTGGGAAGGTCTAAAACGTTGACTCTCTCTGCTTTGaccttttgaatttgaatttgttttatttttaaaggagAAGGTGAACTCGGTTTCTTTGGTTGCAAGCAAAGGAAAATAATGGGGTCTTGTTACGTTTGATTATAGAATTTCTTGGTTTAAGCGATCGGAGTGTTAATGAATTTTGCTTGTGGTGCTTGCAGGGTAATTGAGACTGCTGACAATTTATGATTCTTTCGATTGTTCGTTGGAAATTCGAAGGCTTTCTGACTACTGATCTCTTTCGACTTCAGAGGGAGGTATAGacaaaaattttgaagataaatagATGACTACTTGTACCAGCCtcatttgaatttagagatggattgagatgtttttagataagttgaataaactattgttataatattttttttaatattattattattttgggatttgaaaaagttgaattgtattttatgtgaaaatttgaaaaagttgtaatgatgagatgagatgagatgaattgaggtaaattaatccaaacaaggccttaatgtGATGCCCTCCTGTTATCTACATCGGCGGGAGGAGGTCAATCAGAAATGCTGTAAAAGTTATATCGTTTCAATATTTATTAGAAGTCACTGATGTACATAGGAGTTAAAATTATATATCGAAGTTTGAAGGATAAGACTGCTGAATAATTTTcgtgttttatattttgtatgccCTTTGAATGAGTATGGTTTTTGGAGATCTTCTTTACATGCTAGCTTACAAGAGGTTGCTATTGTTCTGTTGAGTGAAACAGAGTTTGTTTTCTAGAACTGATCAGGATGTTGGGATACTTCCATTTTAGATTTGTTTGGTATCATACTTAGGTAGTTATTGAAGCTTAACACTTTCAGATCAAACCATGTTTCCATTTATGTTTTCAATTAAAGGAATGTCTAGCGATGTATGCTAAACTAGAATGCTGCGGGTGCAATGTGGCAAATAGTTACCTGTGGTTTTGGAACGTGCAAGAAAAGTAAATGGCATAACCCTTTTACTTGCCCTTTTTAAGTCAGTTGAAGACGAACCTTTTGCCTCAGATCTTCTAATGGGGCTGGTCATGACCTTTCTTTCCTATAGCTGTGGGAACAGTGGGAACAGTTGTGGTAGCATGTAATTCTTATAGCTGGTTTCTTTGTACCTTTTCTGTTTTCTGTGTTGTTAGTTAATCTATTCCCAGGAAAAAAATAGCAGtcattcatttgtttttcaatgGTGGCTTTGCTCTTAATATCAGTCATAATTAGCTCTATTGTTTTAGCTTTACGTTAGAGTTTGAGTTGTAGTAGTATTCTTGCTTGTTTGATTTTTCTAGATAATATCAAAATCAGATGATCTCTTTATAGGTTATACAATTGGTTTATAAGCTATTTAATCTACCAATTAACtcttaggggttggctcaaatGGTAAAGGATCTCGGCTTAGGGACATGCCCCCTAGGTTTAAGGTTCAAATTCTCTTGAGTGCAAATAATTTCTAGGGACTATCGGATTAGGagattttctccttgaattatccgaggtgcacttgcggaaatCTACTTACTGAGGGCCTGTGGATGTCCGGATTAGTCGAGACACTGTTCTGAACACCTggtgcaaataaaaaaaaaaagaaaaaaaaaactattttaatcTGCCAATTGTAAAATCAGTAActtaaaaaattgtcaaaaaaaaaaaaaaaaaaaaaaaaaaagaaagagaaagaaaaagaaagaaagaaagctcAAGAAAATTGTCCTATGGGTTTATATTTACTTCTCTTTGTGTTGAGTCTTGACCCCTAGTACTCTTCCTATCAGCAACGGCGAAAAGAGAAACTTCAATCACGTGCAGAATGCATTACTAGTTAGATATGATGCATGCTGGATCAGTCTTaacaattcattgttgatgcaTCCTAGCTAACATGAAGTTTTGTTGTGCTGCTGCATCAGCTTAAATATTGTGGATTGTTCTGAATTATAAAAGAATCTGGAGGCTAATTAAATTAGTCGGAATGCCTTTTTTTAGAGAACCTGTAGTGTTATGGTTGGTAAGCCGTTCTTTGTGTGGCATATTTTCCGACCATATTATCATCTGTGTTTAATGTTCAGTTTGTACTtgattaaaataaatgtttttgcGTACGATCAACAAAGGTTGGATCTCCCAATCTAACTCAATTATTGTACTTGCCTTTtcacccattaaaaaaaaaagaaacatttgcTATTTTCTATCTAACCAACATCTCAAGTTGAAGTAAGGACTATTATATACGTTGTTTATAACTTCAATGTCATTTTTTAGTCTAATTTTGAAGTATTAATTTATTGGCCTTATCACAGTTCTTCTGCATCTTGTAAATTCTTGGAGATTTCGGATGACATAATTACTTTTAGTAACTACATTGTATATTTCTATTAATATAGTTTACTTTTTAATGTTGTACATATAGTTGAATGGTATAGTTTTCTTCCATTAATAATTTGGTTTGAGATTTTTGTAGTTACTAAGTTTTTAATCTTTGTACACGGTATTCTTCCACAAAAAATGAggactattaataaatttgagagTACTGTCTCTCTtcgaaaaaaaataatctttctaGAAATTAGATCTTAAAGAAgtaaagttttttgttttgttttgtttttgcatcAATTTAAGGGCCCCTTCACGTACAAATGCTGTAACAAAGCATTGCTACTGGGATTGTTGAAGCTAAGAAAATTCAAATGCACAGCAGGTGTTTGTAAAAACTTCTTAAAGAATATTTTGCTTATGAATAATCCCATTTGATTCAGAATATTTCTTCACGTACATTTCCAATGTATGCCAGTACAATATATAGACTTTTACATAATAGAATTGTCAGAGAACAACCATTTAGCTAGTGACACTTGTCTAGCCTAGTCACACTAATTTGTCACAAGAAGATTCAGCAACAATGTTTTTCAATATTCTAGAGTCATCCTTAGGTGCTAATGTTTCTGATGCCTTAACATCCCCCCGCGATTCAAGCAGCACAATGGTAAGAGTAAGGCTTGATTGGAGTTGCAAGAATCGATCAGTAGAAAGAGGTTTTGTAAGAATATCAGCAAGCTGGTCCTTGCTGGAGACAAAAGATACTTGCAGTGATTTTGCTGCCACCCTCTAACGAACAAAGTGATAATCAAGCTCCACATATTTGGTGATAGAATGCATAATTGGATTCATGGACAAGTAGGTAGCCCCAAGATTGTCATACCATAGCGTAGGAGGAGCAGGAAGTGATATGCCAACTTCACCCAAGAGAGACTGCAACCAAAGAAGCTCACAAGCAGTGTTAGCCAATGATTTATACCTGGCCTCTGTAGAAGACTAAGTAATAGTAGGCTGTTTCTTGGATCCATAAGAAATCAAATGGTTCCCAAAGTAAATACAGAACCCTCCTGTGGATCAACAGTCATCAAGGCATCCAGCCCAATCGGCATCAGAgaaagcaaataaaagatgagattTTGCAGAAAGAAATAGACCCAGATACCGAGTGTTGTTGAGATAACGAAGAATTCTTTTAACAGCTGTCCAATGGGGAAGCCGAGGAGAATGCATAAATTGGCACACACGATTTACAACAAAAGAGGTATCTGGATGAGTAAAGGAAATGTATTGTAAACTCTCAACAACACTACGATACAAATGAGGATCCTCAAAGGTATGACCATCCAGAGTAGACAATTTTTTAGATGAAGACATTCGAGTGGAAATAGACTTAGATTTATGCATGTTGGTTTTATGTAGTAAATTAGCAATGTATTTGGATTGAGATAAGAAAATATCAAAGGAAGTTCTGTGCACTTCAATACCAAGGAAGTAATGTAGATTTCCGAGATCCTTAACAGGGAAGGACTCTCGCAAGGCAGCAATGAAATCAGTAATCAACACAGAACTAGACCCAGTCACGATTATATCGTCaacataaactaaaacaaacaaacaattcGACCCAATATGCATGATAAACAATGATGAATCTAAAGTGGAGCTACGAAACCCTAAAGACAATAATTTGTCACTGAGTTTGGCAAACCAGGCTCTAGGTGCCTGTTTTAACCCATAAATAGACTTTTGTAACTTATATACATGGTGAGGAAAATCAGGATTGATGAACTTGGGAGGTTGTTTCATGTACACCGCCTCTTCAAAGTTGTCGTGAAGGAATGCGTTTTGTATATCCAGTTGGTGAAGTGCCTAGTTTGAAGAGGCTGTAAGAGACAGAAGAAGTCAGACTGTGGTGGATTTCACAACAGGGCTATAAGTCTCAGTAAAATCAATACCAGGTTGCTGATGAAACCCCTGAGCTAAAAGCCAAGCTTTGCATCGCTCAAGTGTTCCATCAGCTTTCTGTTTGGTCTTTATAATGATCCACTTAGAACCAAGAAGATTATATGTGGAAGAGAAAGGAACAAAGGACCAGGTTTGATTTTGAAGTAGGGCATCGAACTCAATGGCCATGGTTGTTCTCCATTCGAGGTGTTTTAAAGTTTCAGTGAAAGAAGATGaatgatatgaactcgtgggaatgaaatcccttaaacccataatcaatttgaaaactcatctaagaaagtcaaaatcaagtcaatggatgaagaatctagacccgttgagaactcgtttcaagaacctagatcatattaaaatctagacccattgaagaacttgtctcaagaacccagattacaaggaggaatgccacaaatgttgtgatttacctttaataaattcaaaagttcaatcaagaataagaggaataaaaactcaactcacaatgaacaaattcatcaaatttcataaactaatcagaatgaggctacaaaaagtatttaaaccaaaacctaattaaaaccctagccaaaataaaactcTTTCTTTCAAAACTACTCCTGGATGAATAGTATCGCGGCTACAACaactcggctacagtacttctttaaaccctagttcctaaaacgtaactttccaaataagccattggccaaaatacaaggccttcccaaaaccctagttcataagaaataatacATATGTAGGCCAATCATCCTTAAGCCCAGTTATTCTACACTAATtcatataactaataaaataagcctatttaatgaaataaacaaattcAAGGCCTttaatcacataaacataataatgtgccctaatttatgttgtattcttccatagcttgtatcacgtggatgatcactaGATCTCCTTTtctcaagctcatcttgaatattcggttcttgctagactcgtcccaagtggattgcaccaatccttgcattgctttcttgatctttttagctattgatcttgtaattggcccatctggaacttacaaaggatctttaagactagacccaccttggttcccatcaagaGAGTTCCTCAGGAACGATGGTAGAAGAATGTGAAAGATTTGAAacaagggaagagagagaggctgagGGTTTAGAGAGAGGCCAGGAAATAGTCCCATCTGTGCGCTAAAGAGGGCGGAGACTATTTGTTTGAGATCGTGTAACCACGGAGTGCTTAGAGGTGTGGGAGCTCGACTGCTGAGAAGAACCAGAGGGAATGGAAGAAGGCGCATCGGCAAGACTAGGGTTTTTGTGAGAGGAAGATGGAGGAGAATGAGTGTGTGATGGGTTTGGGCTCGATGGATGTGGATGTTGAGGTGAAGAGTGTGGGTCTGTTAAGTGAGATGAGGAAATGGGTGATGTGGGTTCAGATTGAGTCTGTATGGACGAAGAGTGTATGGGTTCAGGAGATATGGGCTGAGACGCAATAGGTAAAACAGTTAATGGAAAACAGGAAATTAAGGCATGAGGAGGTGTTCAGATCTGGGCAGAGTGTTGAGTGGAATTAGTGGGTTGAGAGAATGGAAATATGGTTTCATTGAAGAGAACGTGCCTATAAACATATGTACGGCCCGACCTAATATGATAGCAGAAATAACCCTTATGATCCAGACTGTAGCCCAAGAAAACACATTGTTTGGAGCGGTACTCAAGTTTATGATGATTATAAGGCCTTAAATTAGGCCAATATGCTGACCCAAACACTCAAAGAAATGAATAATCCGGTGGTGTAcccaacaaaattttaaatggagAGTGATTCTGAAGCACTGGAGTGGGCATacgatttattaaatatgtagcGGTTTGGAAAGTTTCGGCCCAATAAATTTGAGAGACCGAAGCATGAGAAAGTAGTGGCAAACCCGTTTCAATTATATGGCGATGATGCCGTTCGACACTTCCATTTTGTTGGTGAGAATAAGAACAACTTAGACGATGATTAATTCCAAAATGTTGAAAAATGGGATGGAGGGATCAAAATTCACCCCTTCCATCAATTTGGACAGCAAGGATTTTTGTAGAAAATTGAGTATGAACGTAGTTGAGAAAGGCCAAGAAGATAGTAGGAACATTTGATTTAAGTTGCATAGGAAAAAGCCAGATGAACTTAGAACAATCATCCacaatagaaagaaaataatgagaCCCTTTTGTAGAAATAACAGAAGCCAGATCCCATACATCCATGAACAACAAATTAAAAGGTAAACTAGAACGAGAAGAAGATGTTGAATGTGGTAGAGCATGAGGTTTGGCAATGGAGCAAGCCGAGCAAGGAGGAAGAGTGAGGCTTGTAGTGAGAGGAAGACAAAACTGTCGTATGATCAATGAGGTGGTATGGGAGGAAGGGTGACCCAGTCGAAAGTGCCACAACTGAGCTAAAGTCCGAACACCTGAAAAGGCTTGAGAAGGAGTCGAAGGGGGCACAACAGCCAAATGGAACACATACAGGCCATCCTTAACGCGCCCTTGAAGAAGTGTTTCCCTGGAATGAGCATACTTCACAAAAAACATGGAAGAGTGAAACTCAAAAATTACATTGTTATCATGAAAAAACTGACAGACAGATAGGAGACTGCGAGATATACAAGGAACATGAAGAAgatttttaagaagaaatttgCCATTATTGGTGTTTAAATGAGTGGATCCAATATGCTGAATAAGTAGACCAGATCCATCCCCAATGCACACTTGATCTGATCCTTGATAAAGGCTTGAGTCTACATTAAGGTTCTGAACATCAGAGGTGAAATGGTGTGTGGCGCTTGTGTCTGGGAACCATGTAGTTGATGAGACATGAGTCGAGTTAAGAGCCGAGTAGTTGGCAATAAATGTAGGTGGAAGAGGAGTGGGATAAGCATGATCATATCTATAGTAGCAGACATAGGCTAGATGGCCAGGTTTGTAACAAACTTGACACACAGGACGCATGTCTGGGCGGGGAGAAAATGAATATGGTTGTTGAGGGGGTCGAGGAATAATGCCTCTGCCATTACCCCAACCTCGTCGTTCCCTGCGAAAAGAATTACCGCGACCTCGAAAGGGATGAGCAGGAGGTGTATAGTTGGTGGTATTATTGGCAGCAACAGTAGTACCCAAGAGTAAGGTTTGGGTTTGATGAGAAATCCTGGATTCATGATTCAAGAGATAACTAAAAATTTGATGGGGGAGAGCGAATCTAGGCGAGTAGTGAGAGAGGTGACAAGGCTTTCGTATTCGGTACCAAGACCGACAAGAAGATAAATCGAGAGCTCAGCATCATCTAAAGAATGTCCCGAATCACTCAAAGTTGAAGCAAGTGATTTGACTTTGTTGTAATAGTTAGTCACATATTCGGGCCCTTTCTTGATGGAGGCCAGTTGAAATTTCGTATGAATAAGATGAGCAGAGGACTTAGCAGCAAACAGATTTTGCAGGGTTGTCCAGACCATACAAGAGGTAGAACAATCCAAAACCTGAGCCAGCACCAAATCCGATAGAGAGGAATTTATGGTGGAGATGATAAACTTATCCTGAAGGCGCCATTGAGCATGCGTAGGATTCGGCTGATCATTGAGAGTTGCAGATGGTTGAGGAAATGAGCCATCAAAAAACCGAAAGAGCTGATGTCCTTCCAAGAAAGGGACGATTTGAGCTTTACAAAGCAAATAATTGTCAATGATAAGTTTGATgttaatgaaatgagatgtagTGTTGAGAAGGGAGAGATTAAACGGGATAGAGAGGATTGTATTTGTAGAAGAAGCCATGGATGGGAAAAGAAAGAATCAGATGATGGTTCTTTTGGCTCAAGATATCATGTTGAAGCTAAGAAAATTCAAATGCACAGCAGGTGTTTGTAAAAAGTTCTTAAAGAATATTTTGCTCTTGAATAATCTCATTTGCTTCAGGA
This window contains:
- the LOC121241434 gene encoding uncharacterized protein LOC121241434 encodes the protein MELHSVFETQETPVASTEPPSPPQPPMSSSVPSSKPQPLRSFVFSNFKWPLEYPSSTTAANHHNYHFCNVLSESTPDSEPHANDPPAVNEDHTSLAVRELADATLFPGSEPQLAHPLKYDHHSFGKLAGSTRTRSKSRCRNDPGPDVTNGLSFVGSSERLIVKEAKKIPEKKPANSIRVMLKPGDKSKAPDPKPKIYIRISTKNKSTADGAAKATEQTSPVAAEVKELPPKPWNLRPRKPSPKSLHGDGVGVASRAGGAPAQETKTQHPVRASARARKGTNSKVSEEIPRLSIALSKEEIEEDILLLTGSKPARRPNKRAKTVQKQLDSVFPGLGLSSITPESYNVSVAPGKV